One Aureibacillus halotolerans DNA segment encodes these proteins:
- a CDS encoding tagaturonate reductase — MQLNQRVYEAQVKSSNPSQELPEKVLQFGEGNFLRGFVDWMIQEMNKQGLFNGRVVAIQPTPHGKVVPKLNAQNGLYTYIQKGIHNGETIDDAEVITSISRGINPYQDWDKVLEVAASPDIEVVFSNTTEAGLVYEKEPYEPEKAPLSFPGKLALALHHRYLAKLPGWLIVPCELVDNNGEFLQSIVVMKAKDWELSEDFVRWVQEENQFCNTLVDRIVPGYPRGEETTYEERLGYSDKLVVIGEPYHLFAIEGDEKAEQVLPFVDAGLNVKWGDVAPQRTIKVKLLNGPHTMLSAVGYLAGVDTVGEAMRHPVLRPFVENALSSELIPAFDFDEQEKQAFAQSVIERFENPFTQHYLTDIGMNATQKWKSRLLPSLFTYVEKEQQVPPLLALSFAAQLLYGRPVARDGAFLTGKRENDLYQIRDQDEAIALFEREWSTFDIEQQSIDSFVQNILAEKDVWGSDLNEITGWKDAVVSNVTAMLQEGVLETISQHIGPYSKGRK, encoded by the coding sequence ATGCAACTAAATCAACGCGTATATGAAGCACAGGTTAAATCATCGAATCCTTCACAGGAGCTACCAGAAAAAGTCCTCCAATTCGGCGAAGGCAATTTTCTTCGCGGTTTTGTCGATTGGATGATTCAAGAGATGAACAAGCAGGGACTGTTTAATGGGCGCGTCGTTGCAATCCAACCGACTCCACATGGGAAGGTCGTTCCGAAGCTGAACGCACAGAATGGACTGTATACGTACATTCAAAAAGGGATTCATAATGGGGAAACGATTGACGACGCAGAAGTCATCACCTCAATTTCAAGAGGCATTAATCCATATCAGGATTGGGATAAAGTCCTTGAGGTTGCTGCATCGCCAGATATTGAAGTCGTATTTTCCAATACGACGGAAGCCGGTCTCGTGTATGAGAAAGAGCCTTATGAGCCGGAAAAAGCGCCGCTGTCATTTCCAGGAAAACTGGCATTGGCATTGCATCACCGTTATTTAGCTAAACTTCCTGGGTGGTTGATAGTTCCTTGTGAGCTCGTGGACAACAACGGCGAATTCCTGCAATCAATCGTTGTAATGAAAGCGAAAGATTGGGAGTTGTCGGAGGATTTTGTTCGCTGGGTACAGGAGGAAAATCAGTTTTGCAATACGCTCGTTGACCGGATCGTACCAGGCTATCCAAGAGGTGAAGAAACAACGTACGAGGAACGACTTGGCTATAGTGATAAACTGGTCGTAATTGGTGAACCGTATCATTTGTTTGCGATTGAAGGGGATGAAAAGGCTGAACAGGTGCTCCCCTTTGTGGATGCAGGCTTAAATGTGAAATGGGGAGATGTGGCTCCGCAACGTACGATTAAAGTTAAGCTACTAAATGGCCCTCATACGATGCTAAGCGCAGTTGGATATCTGGCAGGCGTTGATACGGTGGGCGAAGCGATGCGCCATCCCGTGTTAAGACCTTTTGTCGAGAATGCGTTGTCCAGTGAGCTCATTCCTGCCTTCGATTTTGATGAGCAAGAGAAACAGGCATTTGCACAGTCTGTGATTGAACGTTTTGAAAATCCCTTCACACAACATTACTTAACAGATATCGGCATGAATGCGACACAAAAATGGAAGTCTCGCCTCTTGCCCTCATTGTTTACCTACGTGGAAAAGGAGCAACAAGTCCCACCATTGCTGGCGCTTTCTTTCGCTGCACAGCTATTGTATGGGCGTCCTGTAGCCAGAGATGGTGCTTTTTTGACAGGGAAACGGGAAAACGATTTATATCAAATTCGCGATCAAGATGAAGCGATCGCTTTGTTTGAGCGTGAGTGGAGCACATTTGATATCGAGCAGCAGAGCATTGATTCGTTCGTGCAAAATATCCTCGCCGAGAAGGATGTGTGGGGGAGCGACTTAAACGAGATTACCGGCTGGAAGGATGCCGTCGTCTCAAATGTAACGGCAATGCTTCAGGAAGGCGTGCTTGAAACAATCAGCCAACACATTGGCCCATATTCGAAAGGGAGGAAGTAA
- a CDS encoding UxaA family hydrolase, with translation MAIKEPFLRVHTGDNVVVTLRPFAKGETVSLPEGEVICKEDIPAGHKIALLDLPAGTDVMKYGFPIGKTTDAVAAGEWIHSQNMKTKLEGTLSYEYKPENRAAKTETTRTERTFKGYNRPNGDVGIRNEIWIINTVGCINKTAERLAALADRQMKGNGVDGVYHYAHLFGCSQLGDDLLYTQTILSNLVHHPNAAGVLVLGLGCENNHISEFKKVLGDYDENRVKFLGVQEADDEMEQGLELLNELFAYSRSFTREDIPLSKLKVGLKCGGSDGFSGITANPLVGAFSDALIGHGGTTALTEVPEMFGAETILMDRAKDEETFDKIVHLINDFKEYFIRHDQPVYENPSPGNKDGGITTLEEKSLGCVQKGGFANVVDVLPYGGRLEKKGLNLIQGPGNDLVSVTTLSAAGAHIVIFTTGRGTPFGGPVPTVKVSTNSQLAEKKKHWIDFNAGQLLEGKPMEEVTDELLDYIVALASGETLTRNEEFGYKEISIFKDGVIL, from the coding sequence ATGGCGATCAAAGAACCATTTTTACGTGTGCATACCGGAGACAATGTTGTTGTGACACTGAGACCTTTCGCAAAGGGAGAGACGGTTTCATTGCCGGAGGGTGAAGTCATTTGTAAGGAAGACATTCCAGCGGGCCATAAAATTGCCCTTCTCGATCTTCCAGCGGGAACCGATGTGATGAAATACGGATTCCCGATTGGAAAAACGACCGACGCTGTAGCAGCGGGAGAATGGATTCATTCTCAAAACATGAAAACGAAGCTTGAAGGAACGCTTTCCTACGAATACAAGCCTGAAAATAGGGCGGCAAAAACAGAGACCACACGAACAGAAAGAACATTTAAAGGCTATAACCGACCCAATGGGGATGTCGGTATCCGCAACGAAATCTGGATTATTAATACTGTAGGTTGTATTAATAAAACCGCTGAGCGACTAGCAGCGCTTGCAGATCGGCAAATGAAGGGGAACGGCGTGGACGGTGTGTATCATTATGCGCATCTCTTCGGCTGCTCTCAACTTGGAGACGACCTTTTGTATACGCAGACCATCCTCAGCAACCTCGTCCATCACCCGAATGCAGCGGGTGTCCTTGTTTTAGGGCTAGGCTGTGAAAACAATCATATTAGTGAGTTTAAAAAGGTACTTGGTGATTATGATGAGAATCGGGTCAAGTTTCTAGGGGTTCAAGAGGCTGACGACGAAATGGAGCAAGGGCTTGAGCTGCTTAATGAGCTGTTTGCGTATTCACGCTCCTTTACGAGAGAGGACATCCCGTTGTCCAAATTGAAGGTCGGTTTGAAATGCGGTGGCTCGGATGGATTCTCTGGCATCACTGCCAACCCACTTGTTGGCGCGTTTTCCGACGCTTTAATTGGTCATGGCGGAACAACCGCATTGACCGAAGTCCCAGAAATGTTTGGTGCAGAAACGATCCTGATGGACCGTGCAAAAGATGAAGAAACCTTTGACAAGATTGTCCATTTAATCAATGACTTTAAGGAATATTTTATTCGCCATGACCAGCCAGTGTATGAGAACCCTTCACCTGGTAATAAGGACGGAGGCATTACAACACTTGAGGAAAAGTCGTTAGGCTGTGTCCAAAAAGGTGGTTTTGCCAACGTAGTAGATGTGCTTCCCTACGGCGGTCGGTTAGAGAAAAAAGGATTGAACCTTATTCAAGGACCGGGAAATGATTTGGTTTCTGTGACGACGTTGTCCGCAGCAGGGGCGCATATTGTCATATTCACAACGGGGAGAGGTACACCGTTTGGAGGTCCTGTTCCGACAGTGAAGGTCTCTACCAATTCACAGCTCGCTGAAAAGAAAAAGCATTGGATTGATTTTAATGCAGGTCAGCTTCTCGAAGGCAAGCCAATGGAAGAGGTAACGGACGAATTGCTTGATTACATCGTCGCCCTTGCTTCTGGTGAGACATTAACGCGAAACGAGGAGTTTGGCTATAAAGAAATCTCGATCTTTAAAGACGGTGTAATTCTCTAA